One Spea bombifrons isolate aSpeBom1 chromosome 1, aSpeBom1.2.pri, whole genome shotgun sequence DNA window includes the following coding sequences:
- the NXNL2 gene encoding nucleoredoxin-like protein 2, with product MVLKGRGKGSPAVIIGNKALTMDVLSGHILVNKDGDRLDPEDVLQNKIVGLYFSAGWCSPCKDFTPILCDFYSELMDHSHSPPPFEIVFISSDKSADDMVDYMNTMHGDWLALPWHDSYKHELKNMYKVVALPRLVIVKPNGEVITDKGRKHIRERGLACFRSWLEGADVFQNFTSK from the exons ATGGTGCTGAaaggaagagggaaaggatCACCTGCAGTGATTATTGGCAATAAGG CACTTACAATGGATGTGTTGTCAGGGCATATACTGGTTAATAAGGATGGAGACAGGCTGGACCCAGAAGATGTTTTGCAGAATAAGATTGTTGGCTTGTATTTTTCTGCTGGGTGGTGTTCTCCCTGCAAAGATTTCACCCCAATACTCTGTGACTTTTACAGTGAATTGATGGATCACTCCCACTCACCCCCACCATTTGAAATTGTATTTATCTCTTCAGATAAAAGTGCGGATGACATGGTGGATTATATGAACACAATGCACGGGGACTGGTTGGCTTTACCCTGGCATGATTCATACAAGCA TGAActaaaaaacatgtataaagtagtAGCTCTTCCAAGACTGGTGATTGTGAAGCCAAATGGAGAAGTCATTACCGACAAAGGAAGAAAACACATAAGAGAAAGAGGGCTGGCGTGTTTCAGATCATGGTTGGAAGGGGCAGATGTTTTCCAAAACTTCACTAGCAAATAA